Proteins found in one Candidatus Eisenbacteria bacterium genomic segment:
- a CDS encoding M3 family metallopeptidase — MESIRFDRTSRAIALACSLAVTLCALAGAPALAADAPKAGTESGASMPPVFFTGKPEAAAFFAAREVELVEAQKALDRMLAVKGKRTVENTLVPFNEVATLSENAVYAAYIMEQTHPDSAFRAQAEPMVQKASKFIDDLSLNRAVYDALKEVDVKKADAATRYFYEKTMQDFRRAGVDRDEATRKMISTLLDDLTKTGQEFSKNIREDSRKFQVDGPEALKGLPEDFIKGHAPGPDGKITLSIETPDYMPVMRYAESSELRRKMMHERENRAYPKNMAVLDSLIHKRHRLATLLGYANWADYITEDKMIESGKNAADFIERLRENTFRHAQNEYTIYLARKREDDPSATAVNAWESAYYGRLIRKRDFDFDPQEVRPYFPFEQVKRGVLDVTSKMFGVTYRKLDTPVWHESVDAYEMYDGSKLLGRFFLDLHPRPGKYNHAAKFTIRQGVAGVQVPEHALICNFPGGKPGDPGLMEHSDVETFFHEFGHLVHAILGGQGRWEPLSGTATQRDFVEAPSQMLEEWCWDSKVLQTFAKHHETGKPIPAEMVEKMRRADAFGRSITTATQAFYAAISLNMYNRPPDQVNTDEIVKSLEPKFRPIPPMPDTHMQTSFGHLDGYSAVYYTYMWSLVISKDMFSMFDRNDLLDPKVSRRYRDKVLAPGGTKPAKQLVKDFLGRDYKFDAFNEWLAEGNKTASSGGATAGSSAPAK, encoded by the coding sequence GTGGAATCCATCCGCTTCGACCGAACCTCTCGCGCGATCGCGCTCGCATGCTCGCTCGCCGTCACGCTTTGCGCCCTCGCGGGGGCTCCGGCGCTCGCGGCGGATGCCCCGAAGGCCGGGACCGAGTCCGGGGCGTCGATGCCCCCCGTCTTCTTCACCGGGAAGCCCGAGGCCGCGGCCTTCTTCGCGGCTCGCGAGGTCGAGCTGGTCGAGGCCCAGAAGGCGCTCGACCGGATGCTCGCGGTGAAGGGCAAGCGCACGGTCGAGAACACCCTGGTCCCCTTCAACGAGGTCGCGACCCTCTCCGAGAACGCCGTCTACGCCGCCTACATCATGGAGCAGACGCACCCCGACTCCGCCTTCCGCGCCCAGGCGGAACCGATGGTCCAGAAGGCGAGCAAGTTCATCGACGACCTGAGCCTGAACCGCGCCGTGTACGACGCGCTCAAGGAAGTCGACGTGAAGAAGGCGGACGCGGCGACCCGCTACTTCTACGAGAAGACGATGCAGGACTTCCGCCGCGCGGGCGTGGACCGGGACGAGGCGACCCGCAAGATGATCTCGACCCTGCTCGACGACCTCACGAAGACGGGACAGGAGTTCTCGAAGAACATCCGGGAAGACTCGCGGAAGTTCCAGGTGGACGGGCCCGAGGCCCTGAAGGGGCTGCCCGAGGACTTCATCAAGGGTCATGCTCCCGGCCCCGACGGGAAGATCACGCTGTCGATCGAGACTCCCGACTACATGCCCGTGATGCGCTATGCCGAGAGCTCCGAGCTACGCCGGAAGATGATGCATGAGCGCGAGAACCGCGCGTATCCCAAGAACATGGCCGTGCTCGACTCGCTGATCCACAAGCGCCACCGCCTCGCGACCCTGCTCGGGTACGCGAACTGGGCGGACTACATCACCGAGGACAAGATGATCGAGTCCGGCAAGAACGCCGCGGACTTCATCGAGCGCCTCCGCGAGAACACCTTCCGGCACGCGCAGAACGAGTACACGATCTATCTCGCCAGGAAGCGCGAGGACGATCCGTCGGCCACGGCGGTGAACGCCTGGGAGTCCGCGTATTACGGCCGGCTGATCCGGAAGCGCGACTTCGACTTCGATCCGCAGGAAGTGCGCCCGTACTTCCCCTTCGAGCAGGTGAAGCGGGGCGTGCTGGACGTCACGTCCAAGATGTTCGGGGTCACCTACAGGAAGCTCGACACGCCGGTGTGGCACGAGAGCGTGGACGCCTACGAGATGTACGACGGCTCGAAGCTCCTGGGGCGCTTCTTCCTCGATCTCCATCCGCGCCCCGGGAAGTACAACCACGCGGCGAAGTTCACGATCCGCCAGGGCGTGGCGGGCGTCCAGGTCCCGGAGCACGCGCTCATCTGCAACTTCCCGGGCGGGAAGCCGGGCGATCCCGGCCTGATGGAGCACTCGGACGTGGAGACCTTCTTCCACGAGTTCGGCCACCTCGTCCACGCCATCCTCGGAGGGCAGGGACGCTGGGAGCCCTTGTCCGGAACCGCGACGCAGCGCGACTTCGTGGAAGCGCCTTCCCAGATGCTCGAGGAGTGGTGCTGGGACTCGAAGGTGCTCCAGACGTTCGCGAAGCACCATGAGACGGGGAAGCCCATTCCCGCGGAGATGGTCGAGAAGATGCGCCGCGCCGACGCGTTCGGCCGGTCGATCACCACCGCCACCCAGGCGTTCTACGCGGCGATCTCGCTCAACATGTACAACCGCCCTCCGGACCAGGTGAACACGGACGAGATCGTGAAGTCGCTCGAGCCGAAATTCCGGCCGATTCCGCCCATGCCGGACACGCACATGCAGACCTCGTTCGGCCACCTCGACGGCTACTCGGCCGTGTACTACACGTACATGTGGTCGCTCGTGATCTCGAAGGACATGTTCAGCATGTTCGACCGGAACGACCTGCTCGATCCCAAGGTGTCGCGCCGCTACCGGGACAAGGTGCTCGCGCCGGGCGGAACGAAGCCGGCGAAGCAGCTCGTGAAGGACTTCCTGGGCAGGGACTACAAGTTCGACGCGTTCAACGAGTGGCTGGCCGAGGGGAACAAGACGGCATCGAGCGGCGGAGCCACCGCGGGGTCGAGCGCGCCCGCGAAGTAG